In one window of Gammaproteobacteria bacterium DNA:
- a CDS encoding DUF58 domain-containing protein, which yields MGISLDLPRLNTVAHPVRLDRHQVFILPTRYGYTFAIALLVMLFGSINYNNNLGYLLTFLLGSLMLVTILHTYRNLAGLTVYGATVTPVFAGDEAVFRICLDNRGSDARFAVALERWPKREKKNGSPRHPSKGESLPTLVDVPNDQLLSASVPVPAVKRGRLTLGRLKLSTGFPLGLFCAWSYIDPGLSCLVYPRPAGQHALPSTIPDGTEARAGSQAGTEDFLGFRHYIPGDSTRYIAWKAVARGQRLLIKRFGGSGAALWLSWANVAHLPHDEARLSQLCLWVIGAHAEGLRYSLRVPGTIRPLDHGEGHRRECLEALALYGIAS from the coding sequence ATGGGCATATCCCTTGATCTTCCAAGGCTCAACACCGTAGCGCATCCTGTTCGCCTCGACCGGCACCAAGTGTTTATTCTGCCAACACGCTACGGTTATACGTTTGCCATAGCACTGCTTGTCATGCTGTTCGGTTCCATCAATTACAACAACAACCTCGGCTATCTTCTCACCTTCTTATTGGGCAGCCTGATGCTGGTCACCATCCTGCACACTTACCGCAACCTTGCCGGCCTCACTGTTTACGGAGCAACCGTGACGCCGGTCTTCGCCGGGGATGAGGCGGTCTTTCGAATCTGCCTCGATAATCGCGGTAGTGACGCCCGCTTCGCAGTAGCACTTGAGCGCTGGCCAAAGCGGGAGAAGAAAAATGGTTCCCCGCGACACCCATCTAAGGGTGAAAGCCTGCCCACGCTGGTCGACGTGCCAAACGATCAACTCCTGTCTGCGTCCGTCCCCGTACCCGCCGTGAAAAGGGGCCGACTTACATTAGGTCGCCTAAAACTGTCCACCGGTTTTCCGCTGGGGCTTTTTTGTGCCTGGTCATATATCGATCCGGGGCTATCGTGCTTGGTCTACCCTCGTCCGGCAGGGCAACATGCCCTGCCGTCAACCATCCCCGATGGGACCGAGGCTCGCGCAGGGAGCCAGGCCGGCACGGAGGACTTTCTCGGATTCCGCCATTACATCCCCGGTGACTCAACGCGATACATCGCCTGGAAGGCCGTGGCGCGGGGCCAGCGGCTTTTGATTAAACGCTTTGGTGGCAGCGGCGCCGCGCTGTGGCTCTCCTGGGCTAATGTGGCACATTTGCCCCATGATGAGGCACGCCTGTCACAACTCTGCCTCTGGGTCATTGGTGCCCACGCAGAGGGTTTGCGCTACAGCCTTCGCGTCCCGGGAACTATACGTCCCCTTGATCACGGCGAGGGCCATCGTCGCGAATGTCTCGAGGCACTGGCGCTCTACGGGATTGCCTCGTGA
- a CDS encoding DUF3488 and transglutaminase-like domain-containing protein, translating into MAWLVLGLGLVIAPHTGRMPLWIPVWFAVIALGRLLEHLQGSQAISHWLRRLSSVRHVLTLGLVVAVYLSFGTLMGRDAGVPLLVVLLGLKLLEIRSRRDHFVLVFIGYFLVITNFLYSQSIPTALYMFGIVIVITASLIALNDANAKLTATHRLRLSASLVMQSLPIMLVAFLLFPRISGPLWGVPIEAYANLPVLNDEMAPGTISKLSQSNAVAFRVKFHSAAPDPSLRYWRGPVLWATDGQTWTPGISRNAALVPVYVYDRPVTYTVTLEPHNQRWLFVLDMPSSSLPVGRLTRDFQMIALAPVRRRLRYTADSYPQYRISTTDIFEKSRALQLPVARHPRALALARTWREKSSGAEEVVQRALEFFHAEEFYYTLTPPLITGDSVDGFLFDTRRGFCEHYAGAFATLMRAAGIPTRIVTGYHGGEYNPIGDYFIVRQRDAHAWAEVWFSERGWVRIDPTTAIHPSRIELAAGLVTTPGIAAISLTLEHNATIRQLWRRLHNTWDATKNQWNQWVLGYGPKRQVQLLSELGIGQIDWRGMTLGLVASSTTILFGVALWLFWRPKSSIDPIRAAYDQFCRRLARRGIARATFEGPIEFARRASVRYPARADEIDDITNQYIRLRYSARPGNLSVFKARVRHFHP; encoded by the coding sequence ATGGCATGGTTAGTCCTGGGTCTCGGGCTTGTGATCGCGCCACACACAGGACGTATGCCTCTTTGGATACCGGTGTGGTTCGCTGTGATCGCCCTCGGGCGCCTCCTCGAGCACCTTCAGGGCTCGCAGGCGATCAGTCACTGGCTCCGACGCTTATCAAGCGTGCGCCACGTGCTGACGCTCGGCCTCGTCGTCGCGGTGTACTTAAGTTTCGGTACCCTCATGGGTCGCGATGCGGGCGTTCCGCTCTTAGTGGTGCTGCTGGGGTTAAAGCTGCTCGAGATACGCAGCAGGCGAGACCACTTTGTGCTGGTATTCATAGGCTACTTTCTCGTTATTACCAACTTTCTCTACTCTCAATCCATCCCCACGGCACTCTACATGTTTGGGATCGTGATCGTCATCACAGCCAGCCTCATTGCGCTCAACGATGCCAATGCCAAACTTACAGCCACACACCGCCTGCGCCTTTCTGCCTCATTGGTGATGCAGTCACTACCGATCATGCTGGTCGCCTTTTTGTTGTTCCCACGCATCTCAGGCCCATTATGGGGCGTGCCGATTGAGGCCTATGCGAACCTGCCCGTCCTGAATGACGAAATGGCACCCGGGACGATCAGCAAGCTGAGTCAGTCAAACGCCGTAGCCTTTCGTGTCAAATTTCACAGCGCGGCGCCCGACCCATCTCTGCGCTACTGGCGCGGCCCTGTGCTCTGGGCAACCGATGGCCAAACATGGACCCCGGGAATCAGCCGCAATGCGGCGCTCGTACCCGTATACGTGTACGACAGACCCGTTACGTACACGGTCACGTTGGAGCCACACAACCAGCGCTGGCTCTTTGTCCTGGACATGCCGAGTTCGTCCCTCCCGGTTGGCCGCCTGACACGGGATTTCCAGATGATTGCCCTGGCGCCCGTGCGTCGGCGACTGCGCTACACGGCGGACTCGTACCCGCAATATCGCATTAGCACGACCGATATCTTTGAAAAGAGCCGGGCACTGCAGTTACCCGTCGCTCGACACCCGCGCGCCCTCGCCCTGGCCAGAACCTGGCGCGAGAAGAGCAGCGGCGCGGAGGAAGTGGTGCAGCGGGCGCTGGAGTTCTTCCACGCAGAGGAATTCTATTACACGCTGACACCACCCTTGATCACTGGCGATAGCGTCGACGGGTTTCTGTTTGATACGCGACGGGGATTTTGTGAGCACTATGCTGGCGCATTTGCAACGCTCATGCGCGCCGCTGGGATCCCTACCCGGATCGTGACAGGCTATCACGGAGGCGAATACAACCCCATCGGAGATTACTTCATCGTGCGCCAGCGTGATGCCCATGCCTGGGCCGAGGTCTGGTTTAGCGAACGTGGCTGGGTACGCATCGATCCCACCACAGCGATCCACCCAAGCCGGATTGAGTTGGCAGCGGGGCTAGTGACCACACCGGGGATCGCCGCTATTTCACTCACCTTGGAACACAACGCAACCATTCGCCAACTCTGGCGGCGCCTACACAACACGTGGGACGCTACGAAAAATCAGTGGAACCAATGGGTTTTGGGTTACGGGCCGAAACGACAGGTTCAATTACTCTCGGAGCTCGGTATCGGCCAAATTGACTGGCGCGGCATGACGTTGGGACTCGTTGCCTCCAGCACGACGATCCTATTTGGCGTCGCACTCTGGCTATTCTGGCGGCCCAAATCTTCAATCGATCCCATTCGAGCGGCTTATGATCAATTCTGTCGGCGGCTTGCGCGGCGCGGGATCGCACGGGCAACCTTTGAGGGACCTATCGAGTTCGCCCGGCGCGCCTCAGTGCGCTACCCTGCAAGAGCCGACGAGATCGATGACATCACCAATCAATATATCCGCCTACGTTACAGTGCAAGGCCTGGGAACCTCAGCGTCTTTAAAGCACGCGTACGCCATTTCCATCCCTAG
- a CDS encoding GGDEF domain-containing protein: MTLKNLHGDNPAKASSSHEADAGDSHSRSLKTDPAALATTEELKQLHLLKSADPSVVEAVLGDCPVQELMPDETLIKTGEASKHLYLVLSGRLRVHLSPQDASPVAVIEPGESVGEISIMDHQPASANVIADTRARVLVVDERTLWQLIQRSHAVAVNMLFTLAQRLRYGNSVIHQIKKLLREYEYDATVDPLTGLYNRRWLDNMLMRLMQRCRSSHQPFSAIMIDIDFFKQYNDTHGHIAGDRALRTLSHCLMNNLRPKDLMTRYGGEELIALLPGSNLEDARQVAERLRIVVGLADISLSDGTKLPSLTISLGIAQMHPDDTPERLIAAADAALYRAKRGGRNRVCD; this comes from the coding sequence ATGACGCTCAAGAACCTGCACGGCGATAACCCAGCAAAAGCTTCCTCATCACATGAAGCAGATGCAGGTGACTCCCATTCGAGGTCTTTGAAGACGGACCCAGCAGCGCTCGCCACGACCGAAGAACTCAAGCAGCTTCATCTCCTTAAATCAGCGGATCCGAGTGTGGTTGAGGCGGTGTTAGGGGATTGCCCGGTACAGGAACTCATGCCCGACGAGACGCTCATCAAGACAGGCGAAGCAAGTAAGCACCTATACCTTGTACTTTCCGGTCGTCTTCGGGTGCACTTGTCTCCACAGGACGCCAGCCCCGTTGCTGTTATTGAGCCCGGGGAAAGCGTTGGTGAGATTTCGATCATGGATCACCAGCCCGCTTCTGCCAATGTCATAGCCGATACACGCGCTCGCGTCTTAGTCGTCGACGAACGCACCCTGTGGCAGCTCATACAGCGCTCCCATGCAGTCGCAGTTAACATGCTGTTCACCCTCGCCCAGCGCCTTCGGTATGGCAATTCCGTGATCCACCAGATCAAAAAACTCTTACGCGAATATGAATACGACGCCACCGTGGACCCGCTTACCGGGCTCTACAACCGCCGGTGGCTAGACAATATGCTGATGCGCCTGATGCAGCGGTGCCGAAGCAGCCATCAACCTTTTTCAGCTATCATGATCGACATTGATTTTTTTAAGCAGTACAACGATACGCACGGCCACATCGCCGGCGATCGGGCGCTGCGCACACTGTCCCATTGCCTTATGAATAACCTGCGCCCCAAAGATCTCATGACGCGCTACGGTGGTGAGGAACTCATCGCGCTCCTTCCGGGCTCCAATTTGGAGGACGCACGACAGGTAGCGGAGCGGCTGCGAATCGTGGTTGGTTTAGCCGATATCAGTCTATCGGATGGCACCAAGCTGCCATCTCTGACCATCTCTCTCGGGATTGCGCAAATGCACCCGGACGATACACCGGAAAGACTGATCGCGGCAGCCGATGCGGCATTGTATCGTGCCAAACGCGGAGGTCGAAATCGCGTTTGCGACTAG
- the msbA gene encoding lipid A export permease/ATP-binding protein MsbA — translation MKFETASGIRLYLRLLRYVVPYKRIFILSILAMAVYAATDPALAALMKPLLDGTLIEQDPDALVQVPLLFLGVFLVRGLAAFSSGFSIHWVANKVLMDLRAEMFERLVALPASFYNDNPSGTLISKFTYDVAQINTAATYATLVLVRDSLAVLGLLAFMFYVDWFLALIALISAPVVVLIVRYFSNRLRTMSRNLQGSMGELTHFLEEAIKAHKIIKVYGGQQEEIGRFRHTINWARRYTMKFVTAAVATGPSVQFISAVVLALIIYVAALQSAAGKLSVGDFVSFFGALALLMGPLRRLVKVNESLQPGLAACESIFGLLDQETERDTGTQVIARAKGKVEFRQVSLRYARISTDALTDISIRIRAGETLALVGASGSGKTTFVNLIPRFFEATSGRIMLDGVDIRDITLASLRANIGLVSQEVVLFNDTIRNNIAYGALHEADDQSIVKAAEAAHAMEFIRQKPEGIDTLIGEDGVMLSGGQRQRLAIARALLKDAPILILDEATSSLDATSERHIQAALESLKRNRTCIIIAHRLSTIENAERIVVMQKGRIVETGTHSELLRQNGVYASLYRVQFANDVEPPDSARVSAR, via the coding sequence ATGAAGTTCGAGACGGCAAGCGGCATTCGATTATATTTGCGACTGCTCCGCTATGTCGTGCCGTACAAGCGCATCTTTATTTTAAGCATACTCGCCATGGCGGTATACGCGGCAACAGATCCCGCTCTGGCGGCGCTGATGAAACCGCTGCTCGATGGCACCTTGATCGAGCAAGATCCAGATGCATTGGTACAAGTGCCGTTGCTGTTTCTGGGCGTGTTCCTTGTACGTGGTTTGGCCGCGTTCTCAAGTGGCTTTTCAATTCACTGGGTCGCCAATAAGGTGCTCATGGATCTGAGAGCCGAGATGTTTGAACGGCTAGTCGCGTTGCCGGCCAGTTTCTACAACGATAACCCCTCCGGCACGCTGATCTCCAAGTTCACCTATGACGTGGCACAGATCAATACTGCCGCGACATATGCGACCTTGGTGTTGGTGCGCGATTCGCTCGCAGTACTCGGTCTTCTTGCGTTTATGTTTTATGTCGATTGGTTCTTGGCGTTAATCGCATTGATTAGTGCGCCCGTCGTTGTACTGATCGTGCGCTATTTTAGCAATCGCCTGCGGACTATGAGTCGAAACCTTCAAGGATCGATGGGAGAGCTGACCCATTTTCTTGAGGAGGCAATTAAAGCCCATAAGATCATCAAGGTATACGGTGGCCAGCAAGAAGAGATTGGACGATTCCGCCATACCATCAACTGGGCTCGCCGCTATACGATGAAGTTTGTCACGGCTGCAGTGGCGACGGGGCCATCGGTTCAGTTCATCTCTGCTGTGGTGCTCGCTTTGATCATCTATGTTGCTGCACTGCAGTCGGCTGCTGGCAAGCTTTCGGTTGGTGACTTCGTGTCCTTTTTTGGCGCGTTGGCGCTCCTGATGGGTCCTCTGAGACGGCTGGTGAAGGTCAATGAGTCCCTGCAGCCGGGCTTGGCGGCATGTGAAAGCATTTTTGGCCTCCTCGATCAAGAAACAGAGCGGGATACGGGCACGCAAGTCATTGCACGTGCCAAGGGAAAAGTTGAGTTTCGGCAGGTTTCTTTGCGTTACGCCCGTATCAGCACGGATGCGCTAACCGACATATCGATTAGAATCCGCGCAGGGGAAACGCTAGCACTGGTCGGTGCCTCCGGTAGCGGCAAGACGACGTTTGTGAATCTGATACCGCGTTTCTTTGAGGCAACATCCGGTCGGATTATGTTAGATGGGGTGGATATCCGGGACATTACCTTGGCGTCATTGCGCGCAAACATTGGCTTGGTCAGTCAGGAGGTCGTGCTATTTAATGACACCATCCGAAATAACATCGCCTATGGCGCGCTACATGAGGCGGATGACCAATCGATTGTTAAAGCGGCCGAGGCGGCCCACGCTATGGAGTTTATTCGGCAGAAGCCCGAAGGGATTGACACCCTCATTGGAGAGGATGGTGTCATGCTCTCGGGCGGTCAACGCCAGCGGCTAGCGATCGCTCGGGCGCTGTTGAAGGACGCACCTATCCTGATCTTGGACGAGGCGACATCGTCTCTCGATGCGACATCTGAACGGCACATCCAGGCAGCGCTGGAATCCCTGAAAAGAAACCGCACGTGCATCATTATTGCTCATCGATTGTCGACAATTGAAAATGCTGAGCGCATCGTCGTGATGCAAAAAGGACGCATTGTGGAGACCGGAACGCACAGCGAGTTGCTCAGACAGAATGGAGTTTACGCCAGTCTGTACCGTGTCCAGTTTGCAAACGATGTGGAACCGCCTGATAGTGCGCGGGTATCAGCGCGTTGA
- a CDS encoding phosphoribulokinase codes for MSSKHPIVAVTGSSGAGTSSVTAAFERIADAQRIDPVIIQGDSFHRFKRAEMKTAMETAEAEGRNLSHFGPEANLFEELEQLFKQYSTNGTGQRRFYVHDAAEAARYKQPPGTFTPWEPISEGTDLLFYDGLHGGVVTDKVNVAIYVDLLIGVVPIVNLEWIQKIHRDKEERGYTTEEAANMILRRMHDYVQYIMPQFSHTHINFQRVPTIDTANPFAVTEIPTSAESYVVIHVKDPSKIEVDLKALVTDFDGSFLSRPTTIVVPGVMMIDALQTILGPAISRMMLEKNN; via the coding sequence ATGTCAAGCAAACACCCTATTGTCGCTGTCACCGGATCATCTGGGGCAGGAACGAGCAGTGTGACGGCCGCGTTTGAACGGATCGCCGACGCGCAGCGCATCGATCCTGTGATTATCCAGGGGGATAGCTTCCATCGATTTAAGCGTGCTGAAATGAAGACAGCCATGGAAACCGCCGAAGCAGAAGGAAGAAACCTAAGCCACTTCGGACCGGAAGCGAACCTATTTGAGGAGCTAGAGCAGCTTTTCAAACAGTATTCGACGAACGGCACGGGTCAGCGTCGATTCTATGTACATGATGCGGCCGAGGCCGCCCGTTACAAACAACCACCCGGCACCTTTACCCCGTGGGAGCCCATATCTGAGGGCACGGATCTGCTCTTCTATGATGGTCTTCATGGGGGTGTCGTTACCGATAAGGTAAATGTTGCTATTTATGTGGATCTTTTGATCGGTGTCGTGCCCATCGTCAATCTTGAATGGATCCAGAAGATTCATCGTGACAAGGAAGAGCGGGGTTATACGACTGAAGAAGCTGCCAACATGATTTTGCGACGAATGCACGACTACGTGCAATACATCATGCCACAGTTTTCACATACCCATATTAACTTTCAACGCGTCCCGACCATTGACACAGCCAATCCGTTTGCTGTGACGGAGATCCCCACAAGTGCTGAGAGTTACGTTGTGATCCACGTTAAAGATCCGAGCAAGATCGAGGTAGACTTGAAAGCGCTCGTCACTGACTTTGATGGATCATTTCTATCAAGGCCCACAACCATCGTAGTACCCGGTGTAATGATGATTGATGCCTTACAAACGATCCTGGGCCCAGCGATATCCCGTATGATGTTGGAAAAAAATAATTAA
- a CDS encoding ParA family protein: protein MRSILVLNPKGGCGKTTLAVNIAGYYALRGKKVVLADCDPQGSSTDWLMERSSDRPPIHGIEAFSSGFHVPRGTEYVIMDAKAATHDRPLADLVRRAQSLVIPILPSPLDMRAASRFIVELTRLRRILSHNVKLATVANRVREDTLVSYRLETYLEGLKLPNGKRLPFLTVLRASQNYVRAADQGLTIFELAPSMTYYDMEQWVPLLRWLNSTRSIPG from the coding sequence ATGCGTTCAATTCTGGTCCTTAATCCAAAAGGGGGTTGCGGGAAAACCACACTTGCTGTGAATATTGCCGGATATTACGCGCTACGCGGCAAGAAGGTGGTCCTTGCGGACTGCGATCCGCAGGGATCCAGCACTGACTGGCTAATGGAACGGTCGAGCGATCGTCCCCCAATCCACGGAATCGAGGCATTCTCAAGCGGGTTTCACGTACCCCGGGGAACCGAGTACGTAATCATGGATGCCAAGGCCGCTACTCATGATAGGCCCCTAGCGGATTTGGTGCGCCGCGCCCAGAGCCTCGTCATCCCGATCCTTCCGTCACCGCTTGACATGCGGGCCGCAAGCCGCTTCATTGTGGAACTGACAAGGTTGCGTCGAATTCTAAGCCACAACGTGAAACTGGCCACAGTGGCTAACAGGGTGCGCGAAGACACACTCGTCTCCTACCGCCTTGAAACCTATCTTGAGGGGCTGAAGCTCCCGAACGGCAAGAGATTACCGTTTCTCACTGTGCTCCGAGCCAGCCAAAACTACGTCCGCGCAGCGGACCAGGGGCTTACCATTTTTGAATTAGCACCATCCATGACCTACTACGACATGGAACAATGGGTCCCTCTATTGCGATGGCTAAACAGCACAAGGAGCATCCCTGGGTGA
- a CDS encoding heme biosynthesis protein HemY translates to MRLLVMTLLVLLVAVGLGIAARYEPGSVVVGYGSWTVQMSLAFFVTALALGFFLLYVVLRLLAQLWGVPQRLHLWAQGRRKRSAEKALFRGLIALSEGDWRLAEKTLTHALPESEKAVVYYLAAARAAQKQNALDRRDSYLRLAHDSMPEADIAVGLTQAALQIRQRQMEQALATLTHLRSVKPKHAYVLWMLMRLYREMQDWDGLLALLPELSRRHVVSAEKRKGQELEAYTALLQCAVQTPTVESPDAVWARVPRSLRQEASLLQAYVEEKVKLSDTTRCERLVREALQHEWHSSLVRLYGLIEGKDEAKQLAHAETWLESHGKDPVLLVTIGRLCMRNALWGRARSYLEASINLQASPESYRLLADLLEQMGEPAAAALCYREGLVLATGENKSEPQAGLLGDSSNQSTPRRVASEATSGSSPA, encoded by the coding sequence ATGAGGTTGCTCGTCATGACATTGCTGGTGTTGCTGGTGGCGGTGGGGCTCGGTATTGCCGCCCGCTACGAGCCGGGGTCCGTCGTCGTTGGCTACGGCAGCTGGACCGTACAGATGAGCCTTGCCTTTTTTGTGACGGCGCTGGCACTTGGGTTTTTCCTCCTCTACGTGGTTCTGCGTCTCCTCGCCCAGCTATGGGGGGTGCCGCAGAGACTGCACTTGTGGGCTCAGGGGCGGCGCAAGCGGTCGGCCGAGAAGGCACTCTTTCGGGGACTCATTGCCCTGTCAGAAGGTGATTGGCGTCTGGCTGAAAAGACGTTGACACACGCCCTACCGGAGAGCGAAAAGGCAGTCGTCTACTATCTTGCAGCGGCACGTGCGGCACAGAAACAGAATGCCCTGGACCGTCGTGATAGTTATCTGCGGTTAGCCCACGACAGCATGCCTGAGGCGGATATTGCAGTGGGTCTGACCCAGGCAGCGCTGCAAATTCGCCAGCGGCAGATGGAGCAAGCGCTCGCCACGTTAACGCACCTACGCTCTGTCAAACCCAAGCATGCCTACGTTTTGTGGATGCTGATGCGGCTCTACCGTGAGATGCAAGATTGGGATGGGCTATTGGCTCTTCTGCCGGAGCTCAGCCGTCGCCATGTGGTCTCAGCAGAGAAGCGCAAGGGTCAGGAACTTGAAGCCTATACGGCACTCCTGCAGTGTGCTGTACAGACACCCACGGTCGAGTCCCCGGATGCCGTGTGGGCGCGCGTGCCTAGGTCCCTACGTCAAGAGGCCAGTTTGCTTCAAGCCTATGTCGAGGAAAAGGTCAAACTGTCGGATACTACTCGTTGTGAACGACTCGTTCGGGAAGCGTTGCAGCATGAATGGCATAGCTCCCTGGTCCGGTTGTATGGCTTAATTGAGGGCAAAGACGAAGCAAAGCAGCTTGCCCATGCCGAAACATGGCTCGAGTCTCATGGGAAGGACCCAGTGCTGTTAGTTACTATTGGTAGATTGTGCATGCGCAATGCCTTGTGGGGCAGGGCGCGAAGCTATTTGGAGGCCAGCATCAATCTTCAGGCCTCTCCAGAGAGTTACCGTTTGTTGGCGGATCTGTTAGAGCAGATGGGGGAGCCCGCGGCGGCAGCACTGTGTTATCGGGAGGGGCTGGTGCTCGCCACCGGTGAGAACAAAAGCGAGCCCCAGGCCGGGCTTCTTGGTGACTCGTCTAATCAGTCAACCCCCCGCCGCGTCGCGAGCGAAGCGACCAGTGGATCTTCTCCCGCTTAA
- a CDS encoding uroporphyrinogen-III C-methyltransferase — MVSDPSDQSDEMTEQGSTKGTTGGDHTERAVASAPNTGRSPTTWGWAFGVLLVLVIVGLGVGAHWIWGDYTARSQQMAERIQTLTRQLAAVEMHLSAQGEARQHDRSEVEALQREQHALQESLAKVYSRARTGPVEWTLAEVEYLLIIASQRLALESDAETALVALEAADARLRDLGDPDLIPIREQLVNDMNRLRAVETVDITGLALYLADLQSRAAELPLKQTVLARDPEPVTPASPKHAGNWRELVDIIWKEIKSLVVVRKDAQDDSVFLLPDQRYFLYQNLRLELESARLSVLRRDTANLNASITAIREWLVRYFDIKTPAVANVLETLDHMERLNLAPSLPGVSSSLAALRTYVEKKEAEIGGTTPNMTEPPS, encoded by the coding sequence ATGGTAAGCGATCCATCTGATCAATCTGACGAGATGACCGAGCAAGGGAGTACCAAGGGCACAACTGGCGGGGATCACACCGAGCGTGCGGTGGCTAGCGCCCCTAACACAGGTCGCAGCCCAACCACTTGGGGTTGGGCCTTTGGCGTCTTGTTGGTCCTCGTCATCGTGGGATTGGGTGTCGGCGCCCACTGGATTTGGGGCGACTATACAGCCAGAAGTCAGCAGATGGCGGAGCGCATCCAGACCCTAACCCGGCAGCTCGCTGCGGTGGAGATGCACCTCAGTGCCCAGGGGGAGGCGAGGCAGCACGATCGATCCGAGGTCGAGGCATTGCAACGTGAGCAGCACGCACTGCAGGAGTCGCTGGCGAAAGTCTATTCACGCGCTCGCACGGGCCCTGTTGAGTGGACGCTCGCGGAAGTGGAATATCTTCTCATTATCGCTTCTCAGCGCCTTGCGCTTGAGTCGGATGCGGAGACGGCGCTTGTGGCACTAGAGGCCGCTGATGCGAGGTTGCGGGATCTCGGCGATCCGGACCTCATCCCGATACGGGAGCAACTCGTCAACGACATGAACCGGCTTCGCGCGGTCGAGACTGTGGATATAACGGGGCTCGCATTATATCTTGCGGACCTACAATCACGCGCAGCTGAACTGCCACTGAAGCAGACGGTGCTCGCAAGAGACCCTGAGCCCGTAACGCCTGCAAGCCCAAAGCACGCAGGTAACTGGCGGGAGTTGGTAGACATCATTTGGAAGGAGATTAAATCGTTGGTCGTAGTGAGAAAGGATGCGCAGGATGATTCGGTATTCTTACTGCCGGACCAGCGTTATTTTTTGTATCAGAATCTGCGACTAGAACTCGAAAGTGCTCGGCTGTCAGTGCTTCGCCGGGATACAGCGAATCTGAATGCCTCCATCACGGCCATCCGGGAATGGTTGGTCCGCTACTTCGACATCAAGACGCCAGCGGTGGCCAACGTTCTGGAGACCCTCGATCACATGGAGCGGCTTAATCTTGCCCCTTCGCTGCCGGGTGTTTCCTCATCCCTTGCTGCCCTTCGGACCTATGTCGAGAAAAAGGAGGCTGAGATCGGTGGAACGACGCCGAACATGACGGAGCCTCCCTCATGA
- a CDS encoding uroporphyrinogen-III synthase: MSDVAPFLLTDICVMVTRPAHQADGLCRRIEAEGGNVMRFPVIAIREPADPGRVAAVVDRLAEFEVAVFVSQNAVDWGMRLIQDREQSSTHLKIITIGPGTAAALHRYGVTNAVFPTEQANSEALLTLPELAPGAVNGQRILIFRGEGGPDFLGQELSVRGALVDYAEVYRRVRPVAKAATITDPGGLKSVDIIMTTSREGLLNLFNMIGKDTREQLLQIPLVLVSQRMVGLAKTLGFTSELLIATAASDEGLVEAVKAWSYTYKESEE; encoded by the coding sequence GTGAGTGACGTGGCACCGTTCCTGTTGACGGACATTTGCGTGATGGTCACGCGGCCAGCTCATCAGGCAGATGGACTCTGCAGACGTATCGAAGCCGAAGGGGGCAACGTGATGCGTTTTCCGGTGATAGCAATTCGAGAACCTGCCGATCCCGGACGCGTGGCGGCCGTAGTGGATAGGCTCGCCGAATTTGAGGTCGCCGTCTTTGTAAGTCAGAACGCTGTTGACTGGGGAATGCGGCTCATCCAGGATCGGGAACAGTCGAGCACGCACCTCAAGATCATTACCATCGGACCCGGGACAGCCGCCGCATTGCATCGTTACGGCGTTACTAACGCCGTCTTTCCCACTGAGCAGGCCAACAGTGAAGCGTTGTTGACTCTACCGGAACTCGCGCCAGGCGCGGTTAATGGGCAGCGCATCCTCATCTTCCGGGGGGAGGGGGGGCCCGATTTTTTGGGTCAGGAGCTTAGCGTTCGTGGCGCTCTGGTTGACTATGCGGAGGTCTATCGACGGGTTCGGCCTGTGGCGAAAGCTGCTACCATCACAGATCCGGGGGGACTAAAGTCCGTTGATATTATTATGACCACCAGTCGTGAGGGACTTCTGAACCTGTTTAATATGATCGGTAAGGACACGCGCGAGCAGTTGCTGCAAATCCCGCTTGTTCTCGTCAGCCAGCGGATGGTGGGGCTGGCGAAAACACTCGGGTTCACCTCAGAATTGTTAATAGCAACGGCGGCGAGCGATGAAGGGTTGGTGGAAGCCGTGAAGGCTTGGTCTTATACATATAAGGAGTCGGAGGAATAA